The following DNA comes from Streptomyces sp. Ag109_O5-10.
CCGCCAACGCGGACGTGGGCGGGCGGTTCCTGGCCGAGTGCGTGGCCGCCGTACGCGACCGGGCCGACCGGGTCCAGGCGCTGGTGGCCGACCCCGGTGGCACCCTGCCCCCCGCGGCCGACGACAAGGACATCCTGATCCTGCCCTCGCTGCCCCAGCTCCCGCTCCTGGAACGGGTCGACGCCGTCGTCTGCCACGCCGGCCACAACACCGTGTGCGAGGCCCTGTGGCACGGCGTCCCGCTGGTCGTCGCGCCCATCCGCGACGACCAGCCGGTGATCGCCGGGCAGGTCGTCGACGCCGGCGCGGGCCTGCGGGTCCGGTTCGGCCGGGTCACCGCCCCGCGGCTCGGCGAGGCCCTCGACACCGTCCTGTACGAGCCCGGCCCGCGCACCGCGGCTGCCAGGATCCGCACCGCCTTCCGCGCGGCGGGCGGCGCACCGGCCGCCGCTGCCCACCTGGAAGCCCTCGCAGCCGGCCCGCACGCAAGGAGACCCGATGAGCAAGCAGAGTGACGTCGAGGCGCTGCGCTCCGCCTACCAGCGGGACCTCGCCGAGGGCACCGACCGCTTCTTCGAACCCCGGCGCACCACCTGTCCCTGGTGCGCCTCCGACCGGCTGACCACCCGGCTGCGCACCACCGACCTGCTCCAGCACAAGCCCGGCGCCTTCGTCCTCGACCGCTGCCAGGAATGCGGTCACGCCTTCCAGAACCCGCGCCTGAACGAGACGGGCCTGGAGTTCTACTACCGGGACTTCTACGACGGCCTGGGCGAGCAGAAGATGAGCGGCACCTTCGGCGGCCGGACCAAGATGTACCAGGGCCGCGCCCGGTCCATGGTCCCGCACGATGCGACCCCCAAGAACTGGCTCGACGTCGGCACCGGCCACGGCCACTTCTGCGAGGCCGCCCGCGAGGTGCTGCCCGGCACCGCCTTCGACGGCCTCGACTTCACCGACGGTGTCGAACTCGCCGCCCGCGAGGGCCGCGTCGAGCACGCCTACCGCGGCGCCTTCCCCGACCTCGCCCCCGAACTGGCCGCCCACTACGACGTCGTCAGCATGTTCCACTACCTGGAGCACAGCACCGACCCCGACCGCGAACTGCGCGCCGCCCACGAGACGGTACGCCCCGGCGGCCACCTCCTCATCGAGGTCCCGGACCCCGAGAGCCGCTACGCCCGCCTGCTGGGCCGCTGGTGGCTGCCCTGGCTGCAGCCGCAGCACCTGCACTTCGTCCCGGTCGCCAACCTGCGTGCACGCCTCACCGGCCTGGGCTTCACGGTCGTCGCCGAGGAGCACGCCGAGGCCCACGACCCCGTCGACCTGCTGGCCGCCGTCTGGCTCGCCCTGGACCACACCGCCCCGCCCGACGACGCCCCGTGGCTGCCGACCCCGCCCGGCACGCTCCAGAAGACGCTCCGCGCGGCCCTGCTCATCGCGGGCATCCCGGCGCTGATCGCCGGTACCCTCCTGGACCGCGTCGCCGTACGGCCGCTCTCCCGCCGCCTGCGCGTCTCCAACGCCTACCGGATCGTGGCCCGCCGCGACTGACGCCCCGCCTCACAGCACCTTCGCGCGGATCATCGCCGACAGGACGAGAGCGCCCGGCAGCAGCGGAATCCAGTCGGTCAGGACGCGGTAGCCGATCACGGTCGCGGTGGCCACCGCCACCGGGGAGCCGAACGCGACCAGCGTGATCACCAGCGCCGCGTCCACCGCGACCCCGCCGGGCACCGGCACGGCCCCTCCCGCCGTGCCCGCCGCCAGGTACGCGAAGATCACGGTGCCCCAGGACAGCCCGAGCCCGAGCGCCTCCCCGGTACAGGCCAGCACGCATGCCTGCACCAGCGGCATC
Coding sequences within:
- a CDS encoding class I SAM-dependent methyltransferase, with protein sequence MSKQSDVEALRSAYQRDLAEGTDRFFEPRRTTCPWCASDRLTTRLRTTDLLQHKPGAFVLDRCQECGHAFQNPRLNETGLEFYYRDFYDGLGEQKMSGTFGGRTKMYQGRARSMVPHDATPKNWLDVGTGHGHFCEAAREVLPGTAFDGLDFTDGVELAAREGRVEHAYRGAFPDLAPELAAHYDVVSMFHYLEHSTDPDRELRAAHETVRPGGHLLIEVPDPESRYARLLGRWWLPWLQPQHLHFVPVANLRARLTGLGFTVVAEEHAEAHDPVDLLAAVWLALDHTAPPDDAPWLPTPPGTLQKTLRAALLIAGIPALIAGTLLDRVAVRPLSRRLRVSNAYRIVARRD